From the genome of Nocardia sp. NBC_01503, one region includes:
- a CDS encoding aspartate/glutamate racemase family protein has product MADRAEIRIGVLCLDTTFTKILGHIRNPATFDFPVVYQVVHGATPRRVVTEADPTLLEPFIDAARELESEGVAAITAACGFLVIFQQRLADAVRIPLYSSSLIQLPMVHRMVAADRKVGLLVADEHSLTRRHLEAIGGESVPICVAGMAAHPEFREVILEGRRSALDADRLGREVLDEVRRLAALHPDMGALIIECTDLVPYRYAIQQHLGVPVFDIVTLTEMVHRGLSPSPFGRA; this is encoded by the coding sequence ATGGCAGACCGAGCGGAGATCAGGATCGGTGTCCTGTGTCTCGACACCACGTTCACCAAAATCCTCGGGCACATCCGCAATCCGGCGACCTTCGACTTCCCGGTCGTCTATCAGGTGGTCCACGGCGCGACCCCGCGCCGCGTGGTGACCGAGGCGGACCCGACGCTGCTCGAACCCTTCATCGACGCGGCCCGCGAACTCGAATCCGAAGGCGTGGCGGCGATTACGGCCGCCTGCGGCTTCCTGGTGATCTTCCAGCAGCGCCTGGCCGATGCCGTTCGCATCCCGCTGTACAGCTCGAGCCTCATCCAATTGCCGATGGTCCACCGCATGGTGGCCGCCGATCGCAAGGTCGGCCTATTGGTCGCCGACGAACACTCCCTCACCCGTCGTCATCTGGAGGCGATCGGCGGTGAGTCCGTGCCGATCTGCGTAGCCGGAATGGCCGCGCACCCCGAATTCCGCGAAGTCATCCTCGAAGGCCGCCGCAGCGCCCTCGACGCCGACCGCCTCGGCCGCGAGGTTCTCGACGAAGTGCGCCGACTGGCCGCGCTCCACCCCGATATGGGTGCGCTGATCATCGAATGCACCGACCTGGTGCCGTACCGGTACGCGATACAGCAGCATCTCGGCGTCCCGGTCTTC
- a CDS encoding NAD(P)/FAD-dependent oxidoreductase, with product MTRDRQDPMLADPDVVVIGGGVVGLCCAHQLRQRGATVTVLERGALGGPQSCSYGNTGFVGTHGAAPLAEPGMRALAVPGATEPDSPWYIEPRADAELTRWLEHFRRACSVEAAAAGFRTLIGMKRRSLQILLELCATESIAATLESPGIVLAFKTAAGFDDARRGVERTVAAGVPLRVLGPGELGELEPKTVFDIHGALYNPEGAYLHVPDFIVEFGRVLSDSGVDIREHTEVAGFEVRERNIVRLNTTRGELRPGNVVIAAGAWSAACAHMAGVDLLLQSIKGHSVTVAMPPSAPCRPVLLSEGKLAMVPLGDRLRIGGQLEMTGMSTEVSERRIRALLRTVREFLPALEETPTLHTWSGLRPCTPDSLPLIGAAGDLGNLLIAAGHGHIGMGLAPASGELIAQLLAGEQPQTDPIPLRPNRFGGAVT from the coding sequence ATGACGCGCGATCGGCAAGACCCGATGCTCGCGGACCCGGACGTGGTGGTCATCGGCGGCGGTGTCGTCGGATTGTGCTGTGCCCACCAGTTGCGGCAGCGCGGGGCGACGGTCACGGTGCTCGAGCGCGGTGCGCTCGGCGGGCCACAGTCGTGTTCCTACGGCAATACGGGATTCGTCGGCACCCACGGTGCCGCGCCCCTGGCCGAACCCGGCATGCGCGCACTCGCCGTTCCCGGTGCGACCGAGCCGGATTCACCCTGGTACATCGAGCCGCGAGCGGATGCGGAACTGACGCGCTGGCTGGAGCATTTCCGGCGCGCCTGCTCGGTCGAGGCGGCTGCGGCCGGATTCCGGACGCTGATCGGCATGAAGCGGCGCAGCCTGCAGATTCTGCTCGAGCTGTGCGCTACCGAAAGCATTGCCGCGACCCTCGAGTCACCGGGCATCGTATTGGCCTTCAAGACCGCGGCGGGTTTCGACGATGCGAGACGCGGGGTCGAGCGCACCGTCGCCGCTGGTGTGCCGCTGCGCGTCCTCGGCCCGGGTGAACTCGGCGAGCTCGAGCCGAAGACGGTGTTCGATATCCACGGCGCGCTGTACAACCCCGAGGGCGCGTACCTGCACGTCCCCGATTTCATTGTCGAATTCGGCCGAGTCCTGAGCGATTCGGGCGTGGACATTCGTGAGCACACCGAGGTCGCCGGGTTCGAAGTACGCGAGCGAAATATCGTGCGCCTCAACACCACTCGTGGCGAGCTGCGTCCCGGCAATGTGGTCATCGCCGCGGGCGCGTGGTCGGCCGCGTGCGCCCACATGGCGGGCGTCGACCTGCTGCTGCAATCGATCAAGGGCCACAGTGTGACCGTGGCGATGCCACCGAGCGCTCCCTGCCGCCCGGTGCTGCTGAGCGAGGGCAAACTGGCGATGGTCCCGCTCGGTGACCGATTGCGGATCGGCGGGCAACTTGAAATGACCGGAATGAGCACCGAGGTCTCCGAACGCCGAATACGGGCGCTGCTGCGCACCGTGCGCGAATTCCTTCCCGCACTGGAGGAGACACCGACCCTGCACACCTGGAGTGGATTGCGGCCGTGCACTCCCGACAGCCTGCCCCTGATCGGTGCCGCGGGCGATCTGGGCAATCTGCTCATCGCCGCCGGGCACGGCCATATCGGTATGGGACTCGCGCCCGCGAGCGGCGAACTCATCGCTCAGCTGCTCGCGGGCGAACAGCCGCAGACCGACCCGATCCCCTTGCGGCCGAATCGCTTCGGCGGCGCAGTCACCTGA